The Altererythrobacter sp. CAU 1644 genome has a window encoding:
- the ychF gene encoding redox-regulated ATPase YchF, whose translation MGFRCGIVGLPNVGKSTLFNALTETQAAQAANYPFCTIEPNVGQVSVPDERLDKIAAIAGSAKIVPTQLAFVDIAGLVKGASKGEGLGNQFLGNIREVDAIVHVLRCFEDDDIQHVANKVDPIADAEVVETELMLADLESLEKRVPAAAKRATGGDKEAKAMASVLGQALELLRDGKPARLTEPKDDEEARLFAQAQLLTAKPVLYVCNVAEEDAAKGNALSDEVFAKAEREGAQAVVVSAAIESELVAMPEEDRKEYLAELGLEESGLSRVIRAGYKLLGLNTFFTAGPKEARAWTFPAGAKAPQAAGEIHTDFERGFIRAETIAYDDYIALGGENGAKEAGKLRQEGKEYLVQDGDVMLFKFNV comes from the coding sequence ATGGGTTTCCGTTGCGGGATCGTCGGCTTGCCCAATGTCGGCAAGTCCACCCTTTTCAATGCTTTGACAGAGACGCAGGCTGCACAGGCCGCGAACTATCCCTTTTGCACGATCGAACCGAACGTCGGCCAGGTTTCCGTCCCTGACGAACGGCTCGACAAGATCGCCGCAATTGCCGGTTCGGCCAAGATCGTTCCGACGCAGCTTGCCTTCGTCGACATCGCCGGACTGGTGAAAGGCGCGAGCAAGGGCGAAGGCCTCGGCAACCAGTTCCTCGGCAACATCCGCGAAGTGGACGCGATCGTCCATGTCCTGCGCTGTTTCGAGGATGACGACATCCAGCACGTCGCCAACAAGGTCGATCCGATCGCCGATGCCGAAGTAGTCGAGACCGAGCTGATGCTCGCTGATCTGGAAAGCCTCGAAAAGCGTGTGCCCGCCGCTGCCAAGCGCGCGACCGGCGGCGACAAGGAAGCCAAAGCCATGGCCAGCGTCCTGGGACAGGCGCTGGAGCTTCTGCGCGACGGCAAGCCGGCTCGCCTCACAGAACCCAAGGATGACGAAGAAGCCCGGCTATTTGCGCAAGCTCAGCTGCTCACTGCCAAGCCGGTCCTCTATGTCTGCAATGTCGCCGAAGAGGATGCTGCCAAGGGCAATGCGCTGTCGGACGAAGTGTTCGCCAAGGCAGAGCGCGAAGGGGCGCAGGCCGTGGTAGTTTCTGCCGCGATTGAAAGCGAACTTGTCGCCATGCCGGAAGAGGACCGCAAGGAGTACCTGGCAGAACTCGGGCTCGAGGAAAGCGGGCTTAGCCGCGTAATCCGCGCAGGCTACAAGCTGCTCGGCCTCAACACCTTCTTCACCGCTGGCCCCAAGGAAGCCCGCGCCTGGACCTTCCCTGCGGGCGCCAAGGCTCCGCAGGCTGCCGGCGAAATCCACACCGATTTCGAACGGGGCTTCATCCGCGCCGAAACGATCGCCTACGACGACTACATCGCCCTGGGCGGCGAGAACGGAGCGAAGGAAGCGGGCAAGCTACGCCAGGAGGGCAAGGAGTACCTGGTTCAGGACGGCGACGTGATGCTGTTCAAGTTCAACGTGTAG
- a CDS encoding zinc-dependent metalloprotease — protein MRSVLLAGAVALAVALSVPAVAEDALIEVAASQEDGKIMLTLPAAGPDGIMARYLYVAQIETGVGSAATGVDRGAPLRTGIIRFRRMGKKVLAELENTTFIAPAGSAAQQASVANSFTNATLWVGDIEQSAGGKGVSFDFAPFLAMDHFGFAPQLGEGYALNEKFSLADPAKVKAFPENVEFSALLSFSSKKPTPELRNVSPSGGDVSLWVRHSLIALPDEPIAPRADPYNFAFSTYKYDFSAPLGRSMLVKLAERHRLEKVDPAAERSPVKEPIVYYVDGAAPEPVRQALIDGVGWWAEAFEDAGFIDAFRVDVLPPEIDPLDIRYNVVNWVNRATRGWSYGPSIVDPRTGEILKGSVMLGSLRVRQDILIFQALMGAGLTDSGLPDDPVAVALARIRQLGAHEVGHTLGLAHNFAASSQGRYSVMDYPAPRIELVDGKLTIADAYGVGVGEWDKFAIKYLYAARSDAEARAMVQEAQARGLRFVGDSDARGSDSANPHGSLWDDFADPVAELGRVMAVRQAALARFDANAVPEGQDLASLRRAFVPIWLLHRYQVESAAKALGGVVAPHALAGDQAAVEKVAGTDQRAALDALISAMSVEALEVPARLQPLLSYGPSTDYDYSTMIEVMPTAGGPVFDTLRATEIGAVHVLDSLLDPQRLNRLEMQSSGDAGTPSAHAVVTRLVEHADASARRGATGRRIATVIALDLARTAREGQLSRSIALQIDGQLARWADDLGKASGTGEEADWRRGLGALLSDSEKLSEAVKDKKLLPDVPPGMPI, from the coding sequence ATGCGTTCGGTATTACTGGCAGGCGCGGTGGCGTTGGCGGTGGCGTTGAGCGTTCCGGCAGTTGCGGAGGACGCGCTGATCGAAGTCGCCGCGAGCCAGGAAGATGGCAAGATCATGCTCACTCTGCCCGCGGCCGGCCCGGACGGGATCATGGCGCGATACCTTTACGTCGCGCAGATCGAAACCGGCGTCGGTTCCGCAGCTACGGGTGTGGATCGCGGCGCGCCGTTGCGGACCGGCATCATCCGCTTTCGCCGCATGGGTAAGAAGGTCCTCGCCGAGCTGGAGAACACCACTTTCATTGCTCCTGCAGGGTCGGCTGCACAGCAGGCCTCGGTTGCGAACAGCTTCACCAATGCAACCTTGTGGGTCGGCGACATCGAGCAGTCGGCAGGCGGGAAGGGCGTGTCCTTCGACTTCGCCCCGTTTCTGGCGATGGATCATTTCGGCTTCGCTCCGCAATTGGGCGAAGGCTATGCGCTGAACGAGAAGTTCTCGCTCGCGGACCCTGCTAAGGTGAAGGCATTTCCCGAGAATGTTGAATTCTCGGCGTTGTTGAGCTTCTCGTCGAAGAAGCCGACCCCCGAACTGCGCAACGTCTCGCCATCTGGCGGGGATGTTTCGCTGTGGGTGCGGCATTCGCTGATCGCTTTGCCCGATGAGCCGATTGCTCCTCGCGCTGACCCCTACAACTTCGCGTTCTCGACCTACAAATACGATTTCTCGGCGCCGCTTGGACGGTCGATGCTGGTCAAGCTGGCCGAGCGGCATCGCCTGGAGAAGGTCGATCCCGCAGCTGAGCGGTCGCCGGTGAAGGAACCGATCGTCTATTACGTCGATGGCGCGGCGCCCGAACCCGTCCGGCAGGCGCTGATCGACGGCGTGGGCTGGTGGGCCGAAGCCTTCGAGGACGCCGGGTTCATCGATGCCTTCCGGGTCGATGTGCTCCCGCCCGAGATCGACCCGCTCGATATCCGGTACAATGTCGTCAACTGGGTCAATCGGGCCACGCGCGGGTGGTCCTATGGCCCCAGCATCGTCGATCCGCGCACCGGCGAAATCCTCAAGGGCAGCGTCATGCTCGGTTCGCTGCGGGTGCGACAGGATATCCTGATATTCCAGGCGCTGATGGGAGCGGGCCTGACCGACAGCGGCCTGCCCGATGACCCGGTTGCCGTGGCACTGGCGCGCATCCGCCAATTGGGCGCGCACGAGGTCGGCCACACGCTCGGCCTCGCACACAATTTCGCGGCGAGTTCGCAAGGTCGCTATTCGGTGATGGATTATCCGGCACCGCGGATCGAACTGGTCGACGGCAAGCTGACCATTGCCGACGCCTATGGCGTGGGCGTGGGCGAGTGGGACAAGTTCGCGATCAAATATCTCTACGCTGCCCGCAGCGATGCGGAGGCGCGGGCAATGGTGCAGGAAGCTCAGGCGCGCGGTTTGCGCTTCGTGGGCGATAGCGATGCGCGCGGGAGCGACAGCGCCAACCCTCACGGATCGCTGTGGGATGATTTCGCCGATCCGGTGGCCGAACTCGGTCGGGTGATGGCGGTTCGACAGGCGGCGCTGGCGCGTTTCGATGCCAACGCTGTCCCCGAAGGACAGGATCTGGCGAGCCTGCGGCGAGCGTTCGTGCCGATCTGGCTGCTCCACCGCTACCAGGTCGAGAGTGCGGCCAAAGCGCTGGGCGGGGTGGTGGCACCACATGCGTTGGCAGGCGACCAAGCGGCAGTCGAAAAGGTTGCAGGGACGGACCAGCGAGCCGCGCTTGACGCCCTGATTTCAGCCATGTCGGTCGAGGCGCTTGAAGTTCCCGCGCGGCTTCAGCCGCTGCTCTCGTATGGTCCTTCGACCGATTACGACTATTCGACCATGATCGAGGTCATGCCGACAGCCGGCGGACCCGTGTTCGATACGCTGCGCGCGACGGAGATCGGGGCGGTGCACGTCCTCGACAGCCTGCTCGATCCGCAGCGGCTCAACCGCCTCGAGATGCAATCCTCGGGCGATGCCGGCACGCCGTCGGCGCATGCGGTCGTCACCCGCCTGGTGGAGCATGCCGATGCTTCGGCGCGGCGCGGAGCCACCGGCCGCCGGATCGCAACCGTCATTGCACTCGATCTCGCCAGGACTGCGCGCGAAGGCCAGCTTTCGCGTTCGATCGCGCTGCAGATCGACGGGCAACTCGCGCGCTGGGCAGACGATTTGGGCAAGGCGAGCGGCACGGGCGAAGAAGCCGACTGGCGCCGTGGTCTGGGCGCGCTGCTCAGCGACAGCGAGAAGCTCTCCGAAGCGGTCAAGGACAAGAAGCTGTTGCCCGACGTCCCGCCGGGAATGCCGATCTGA
- a CDS encoding SDR family oxidoreductase has protein sequence MPDVTRRSLMTGIAATGALAATTSLAQGDALEFMPDLSGKSILITGCSSGFGRLGAEHYARLGAKVFATMRNTPRPEAEELIAVARNDDLDIEVLRLDVNEPSEIEDAVTYVDRALGGGAIDVLINNAGIGITSPVEIQDMEATRLIFETNVFGPHRLARAFLPGMRERGSGQIIQISSQLGRVIVPYSGHYSATKFALESMSEQLAYELVPHNIDVTIIEPGGYPTKVWVNRNMYSAALKARTPDHHAAGYPAQFDRMGHEDGSGRSADPMDVPRAIAKLIAMPQGTRPLRQAVSGGSIPQLAINEVCAETQVGWLGRSPALGPLMRAVHKV, from the coding sequence GTGCCCGATGTAACCCGCCGTTCGCTCATGACAGGGATCGCAGCCACGGGCGCCCTGGCCGCGACCACTTCGCTTGCACAAGGTGACGCACTCGAGTTCATGCCCGATCTTTCGGGCAAGAGCATTCTCATCACGGGCTGTTCCTCCGGATTCGGCCGGCTCGGCGCAGAACACTATGCCAGGCTGGGGGCGAAGGTGTTTGCCACGATGCGCAACACGCCGCGCCCCGAGGCCGAAGAATTGATCGCGGTCGCCAGGAATGACGATCTCGACATCGAGGTGCTGCGACTCGACGTGAACGAGCCGTCCGAGATCGAAGATGCGGTGACTTATGTCGACCGCGCCCTCGGCGGCGGCGCGATCGATGTCCTGATCAACAATGCGGGCATCGGGATCACTTCGCCCGTCGAAATCCAGGACATGGAAGCCACGCGGTTGATATTCGAAACGAACGTGTTCGGGCCGCACCGCCTGGCGCGCGCGTTCCTGCCGGGCATGCGCGAGCGCGGATCGGGCCAGATCATCCAGATATCGAGCCAGCTGGGCCGGGTCATCGTCCCGTATTCGGGCCATTATTCGGCGACCAAGTTTGCGCTGGAATCGATGAGCGAGCAGCTCGCCTACGAACTCGTACCGCACAATATCGATGTCACGATCATCGAACCGGGCGGCTACCCGACGAAGGTTTGGGTCAATCGAAACATGTACTCCGCCGCGCTCAAGGCCCGCACACCGGATCATCATGCGGCAGGTTATCCGGCGCAATTCGATCGGATGGGCCACGAAGACGGATCGGGTCGCAGCGCCGATCCCATGGATGTGCCGCGCGCTATCGCCAAACTGATCGCCATGCCACAGGGCACCCGCCCACTGCGCCAAGCCGTCAGCGGCGGGTCCATCCCCCAACTTGCGATCAATGAGGTCTGCGCCGAAACCCAGGTGGGATGGCTCGGTCGTTCACCCGCACTCGGTCCCCTCATGCGCGCGGTGCACAAGGTCTGA
- a CDS encoding AAA family ATPase — protein sequence MLRVLVVGPCGAGKSTLARDLAEKLDLPLIHMDQLNWKPGWVESSKAEVRERLGKVVAKERWVIDGTYGGTLDIRTPRADTIVYLDYPITLCLLRVLKRIVTGWGETRFDMTDGCPERLDLSFLWYVARWNAGPRIRLHDRLEGHWDKVVQLRSPSEATAWLDSIPAE from the coding sequence ATGCTGCGCGTCCTGGTCGTCGGCCCATGCGGAGCGGGCAAGTCTACGCTTGCTCGCGATCTCGCGGAGAAGCTCGACCTGCCTCTCATCCATATGGACCAGCTCAACTGGAAGCCTGGATGGGTTGAATCCAGCAAAGCAGAAGTCAGGGAGCGGTTGGGCAAAGTCGTCGCGAAAGAGCGCTGGGTGATCGACGGGACCTACGGCGGCACGCTCGACATCCGTACACCGCGCGCAGACACAATCGTCTATCTCGATTACCCGATAACCCTGTGCCTGCTACGCGTTCTGAAACGCATCGTCACGGGATGGGGCGAAACCCGGTTCGACATGACCGACGGATGCCCCGAGCGGCTCGACCTCTCTTTCCTTTGGTATGTCGCCCGCTGGAACGCCGGCCCTCGCATTCGCCTGCACGATCGCCTTGAAGGGCATTGGGACAAGGTTGTCCAACTCCGGTCCCCGTCAGAGGCGACAGCCTGGTTGGACTCGATACCCGCCGAATAG
- the pth gene encoding aminoacyl-tRNA hydrolase, whose translation MQLWVGLGNPGPQYAMNRHNVGFMACDVIAEMHGFAPTQKKFQGWTQEGRIGSERILLLKPATFMNKSGQSIGEAMRYYKLEPQDVTVFYDELDLDPFRVKVKRGGGAAGHNGIRSTIQHIGEDFRRVRIGIGHPGHKDRVTGYVLGNYGKSEQGDLVQMLGAIGAEAEWLAKGDDPRFMSDIALRLQD comes from the coding sequence ATGCAGCTTTGGGTAGGCCTCGGAAATCCTGGACCGCAATATGCGATGAACCGACACAACGTCGGCTTCATGGCTTGCGACGTTATTGCCGAAATGCATGGTTTCGCTCCGACGCAGAAGAAGTTCCAAGGCTGGACCCAGGAAGGCCGCATCGGATCGGAGAGAATCCTGCTGCTCAAGCCGGCGACCTTCATGAACAAGTCGGGTCAATCGATTGGCGAGGCCATGCGCTACTACAAGCTGGAACCGCAGGACGTGACCGTATTCTACGACGAACTCGATCTCGACCCTTTTCGCGTCAAGGTGAAGCGCGGCGGCGGGGCTGCCGGGCACAACGGTATCCGCTCGACAATCCAGCATATCGGCGAGGATTTCCGCCGGGTCCGTATTGGTATCGGGCACCCGGGACACAAGGATCGGGTGACAGGATATGTGCTCGGCAATTATGGCAAGAGCGAACAGGGCGATCTGGTACAGATGCTGGGGGCGATAGGTGCTGAGGCAGAATGGCTGGCGAAAGGCGACGACCCCCGTTTCATGAGCGACATAGCCCTGCGCCTGCAGGATTGA
- a CDS encoding 50S ribosomal protein L25/general stress protein Ctc — MSDALTLPAEARERAGKGVSRQLRREGRVPAVIYGGKEEPTMIHVESKELVRQLGTGHFMNSIVEIELGGKKIRTLPKDVSLHPVTDRPEHVDFLRMTKGGKIEVSVPVVFLNEEASPGLKKGGVLNVVRHELELVCENDKIPGEIEIDVTGKDVGDSIHISEVTLPEGSVSAITDRDFTIATLVAPSALKKAEGAEAAEGEEVDADEVEATEQDGDEGEEAAEGGEE, encoded by the coding sequence ATGAGCGACGCTCTGACCCTGCCGGCCGAGGCGCGCGAACGGGCAGGCAAGGGAGTCTCCCGTCAATTGCGTCGCGAAGGCCGCGTCCCCGCCGTTATTTACGGCGGCAAGGAAGAACCCACGATGATCCACGTCGAGTCGAAGGAACTGGTCCGCCAGCTTGGCACCGGTCACTTCATGAACTCGATCGTCGAGATCGAACTTGGCGGTAAGAAAATCCGCACCCTCCCGAAGGACGTGTCGCTCCACCCGGTCACCGACCGCCCCGAGCACGTCGATTTCCTGCGCATGACCAAGGGCGGGAAGATCGAGGTCTCGGTCCCCGTTGTGTTCCTCAACGAAGAAGCATCGCCCGGTCTCAAGAAAGGCGGCGTGCTCAACGTCGTTCGTCACGAGCTCGAACTTGTCTGCGAAAACGACAAGATCCCCGGCGAGATCGAGATCGACGTCACCGGCAAGGATGTCGGCGATTCGATCCACATCAGCGAAGTCACCCTGCCCGAAGGCAGCGTGAGCGCGATTACCGATCGCGACTTCACTATCGCCACGCTGGTCGCTCCGTCGGCGCTCAAGAAGGCCGAAGGCGCTGAAGCCGCTGAAGGCGAAGAAGTCGACGCCGATGAAGTCGAAGCCACCGAACAGGACGGCGACGAAGGCGAAGAAGCTGCAGAGGGCGGCGAAGAGTAA
- a CDS encoding TraB/GumN family protein, protein MKRHFAALMAACLLLAGCQDKASHPNGGASPLLFEVASADGAVEGWLFGTIHSLPDDTEWRTPLLDQTIERADSLIVEIAALDDSAALFATYRKLAMTPNQPDIATKVPPSKIPALYDLMDKAGYSPRDFHALETWAVALSLAQVYETGDPENGADLAMIKAFSGRPIEEFEGAERQLAIFDTLPEREQSDLLVAVIDEADQRSGEPEKLQRAWLHGDMVALEAATREGMMADPELREALLAKRNREWSAQLDTILERSERPLVAVGAGHLVGKDGLPTLLERRGYKVTRIQ, encoded by the coding sequence GTGAAACGCCACTTCGCCGCACTGATGGCAGCCTGCCTCCTGTTGGCGGGCTGCCAGGACAAAGCCAGCCATCCAAACGGCGGCGCCTCGCCCTTGCTGTTTGAAGTCGCGAGCGCCGACGGGGCCGTCGAAGGCTGGTTGTTCGGCACGATCCATTCGCTGCCCGACGATACCGAGTGGCGAACGCCCTTGCTCGATCAGACGATCGAGCGGGCCGACAGCCTGATAGTCGAAATCGCCGCGCTGGATGACAGCGCGGCGCTTTTCGCAACTTATCGCAAGCTGGCGATGACACCGAACCAGCCCGATATTGCGACCAAGGTACCTCCGAGCAAAATCCCAGCGCTCTACGACCTCATGGATAAGGCCGGCTATTCGCCGCGCGACTTTCATGCGCTTGAGACCTGGGCGGTCGCGCTCAGCCTGGCGCAAGTCTATGAAACGGGCGATCCCGAGAACGGCGCCGACCTGGCGATGATCAAGGCCTTTTCGGGTCGGCCGATCGAAGAATTCGAGGGGGCAGAGAGACAACTCGCGATCTTCGACACCTTGCCGGAGCGCGAGCAGTCGGACTTGCTGGTGGCGGTTATCGATGAGGCAGATCAGCGCAGTGGCGAGCCGGAGAAGTTGCAAAGAGCCTGGCTCCACGGAGACATGGTTGCACTCGAGGCGGCGACCCGCGAAGGGATGATGGCTGATCCCGAACTTCGCGAGGCGCTCCTTGCCAAGCGTAACCGCGAGTGGTCGGCCCAGCTCGACACAATCCTGGAGCGTTCCGAGCGCCCCTTGGTCGCCGTGGGAGCAGGGCATCTGGTTGGCAAGGATGGCCTCCCCACCCTGCTCGAACGGCGCGGCTACAAGGTCACCCGGATCCAGTAA
- a CDS encoding TraB/GumN family protein, producing MRKTPSKRSAALAAALIFSSTSALAEDAAATVETIETAPTGPALWKAADEDTTIYLFGTVHALPEDVKWFDGEIAEALASSEAVVTEIEMDEAMAASMQQLVMSKGILPEDVTLRSLLDEEQKAAFETAMGKIGIPVAGFDRFEPWYAGMMMSMLPLMQQGYSPDSGVEAVILREAGEREKGSLETIEFQIGLFDGLPQDAQIDFLIEASNNVDKIKDQLDAMVAEWVEGDAVELAKLMNEGFTDEALTEALLYSRNRNWAEWIDTRLDTPGTVFMAVGAGHLAGEQSVQDALAARGIEVERVR from the coding sequence ATGAGAAAAACCCCGTCCAAGCGATCGGCGGCCCTTGCCGCAGCACTGATCTTCTCCTCCACATCGGCTCTGGCTGAAGATGCCGCCGCGACCGTCGAAACTATCGAAACGGCACCGACTGGCCCTGCCCTCTGGAAAGCTGCGGACGAAGACACGACGATCTACCTGTTCGGCACCGTCCACGCGCTTCCTGAAGACGTGAAATGGTTCGACGGCGAGATTGCCGAAGCGTTGGCGTCATCCGAGGCCGTCGTCACGGAGATCGAGATGGACGAGGCGATGGCCGCCTCGATGCAGCAGCTCGTCATGTCGAAAGGTATCCTGCCCGAAGACGTTACGCTTCGCTCTTTGCTCGATGAGGAGCAGAAGGCCGCTTTCGAGACCGCAATGGGCAAGATCGGAATCCCGGTTGCCGGGTTTGACCGGTTCGAACCCTGGTACGCCGGCATGATGATGTCCATGTTGCCGCTGATGCAGCAGGGCTATTCGCCCGACAGCGGTGTCGAGGCAGTCATTCTGCGCGAAGCTGGCGAACGCGAAAAGGGATCGCTGGAAACGATCGAATTCCAGATCGGCCTGTTCGATGGATTGCCGCAGGACGCCCAGATCGACTTCCTCATCGAAGCTTCGAATAATGTCGACAAGATCAAGGATCAGCTCGACGCGATGGTGGCAGAATGGGTCGAAGGCGATGCGGTCGAACTGGCCAAGCTGATGAATGAAGGCTTCACCGACGAAGCCCTGACCGAAGCCCTGCTTTACAGCCGGAATCGCAACTGGGCCGAATGGATCGATACGCGGCTCGACACGCCGGGAACGGTCTTCATGGCCGTGGGTGCAGGTCACCTTGCTGGCGAGCAGAGCGTGCAGGATGCCCTCGCCGCTCGCGGGATCGAGGTCGAGCGCGTCAGGTGA
- a CDS encoding helix-turn-helix transcriptional regulator: protein MNNRLKVLRAERDWSQAELAGRLEVSRQAVNAIETGKHDPSLPLAFRIARLFNLPIEEIFDDGL from the coding sequence ATGAACAATCGCCTAAAGGTCTTGCGTGCTGAACGCGATTGGAGCCAGGCCGAACTGGCCGGACGGCTTGAGGTTTCACGACAAGCCGTGAATGCAATCGAAACCGGCAAACACGACCCCTCACTCCCGCTGGCGTTCAGGATCGCCCGGCTCTTCAACCTGCCGATCGAGGAGATTTTCGATGACGGCCTCTAA
- a CDS encoding glycine--tRNA ligase subunit alpha, which produces MSFEPQERDPKASFQDMILTLHDFWSAQGCVILQPYDMRMGAGTFHTATTLRALGPEPWNAAFVQPSRRPTDGRYGENPNRLQHYYQYQVIMKPSPANLQELYLQSLAAIGIDPLKHDIRFVEDDWESPTLGAWGLGWEVWCDGMEVTQFTYFQQMGGFDCKPVAGELTYGLERLAMYIQGVDSVYDLAFNSAGVNYGDVFLENEKQMSKWNFEVADTDALFDLFNKAEAECKNALGADVPIAAYEQAVEASHLFNLLQARGVISVQERASYMGRVRDLARSSCEKYAEKMTPEWQAKYPEWSL; this is translated from the coding sequence ATGAGTTTCGAACCGCAAGAGCGCGATCCCAAGGCGTCCTTCCAGGACATGATATTGACGCTCCACGACTTCTGGAGCGCGCAGGGCTGCGTGATCCTGCAGCCCTATGACATGCGGATGGGGGCAGGGACGTTCCACACCGCGACGACACTGCGCGCGCTGGGACCGGAGCCGTGGAATGCGGCCTTCGTGCAGCCGAGCCGCCGGCCGACCGATGGGCGCTATGGCGAGAATCCCAACCGGCTGCAGCATTACTATCAGTACCAGGTGATCATGAAGCCGAGCCCGGCGAACCTGCAGGAACTCTACCTGCAGAGCCTCGCTGCGATCGGGATCGACCCGCTCAAGCACGATATCCGTTTCGTCGAGGACGACTGGGAAAGCCCGACGCTCGGCGCCTGGGGGCTGGGCTGGGAGGTCTGGTGCGACGGGATGGAAGTGACCCAGTTCACCTATTTCCAACAGATGGGCGGGTTCGACTGCAAGCCGGTCGCAGGCGAGCTGACCTACGGGCTCGAGCGCCTCGCCATGTATATCCAGGGTGTCGACAGCGTCTACGACCTGGCGTTCAATTCCGCCGGGGTGAACTATGGCGACGTCTTCCTCGAGAACGAGAAGCAGATGTCGAAGTGGAACTTCGAAGTCGCCGATACCGACGCGCTGTTCGACCTGTTCAACAAGGCAGAGGCGGAGTGCAAGAACGCGCTCGGCGCTGACGTTCCGATCGCCGCTTACGAGCAGGCGGTTGAGGCGAGCCATCTGTTCAACCTGCTGCAGGCGCGCGGCGTGATCAGCGTGCAGGAACGCGCCAGCTACATGGGCCGCGTGCGCGACCTCGCGCGCTCCTCCTGCGAGAAATATGCCGAGAAGATGACGCCCGAATGGCAGGCCAAATATCCGGAGTGGAGCCTGTGA